The DNA sequence CATCAACAACAAACACAGCACGTGCTAATAAACCTAACTCTTTAATATACGTTCCGAATTTCGCTCCAAAATCATGATCTTTATAGTCCGATAAGGTTTGAACATTTTCTATCCCTGCTGCTCCACACCAACGTGCCTGAGCAAATGGTAAGTCCATTGAAATGGTATAAACCTTTACCCCTTCTAAATTTGCTGCTTCTTGATTAAAACGACGAACTTCTGTATCACAAACATCTGTATCAATGGAAGGAACACTAACATAAACTTTTTTCCCTGTGAATAAATCCGATGAAATAGGTTTTAAATGATTATCGATAGCCGTGAAAGTTGGGGCTGGATTTCCAGCTTTAATCACAGTTCCTTCTAATGTCACAGGATTGCCTTTAAAAGTTACTTGCATAATAAATCTCCTTTATTTTTCATTAATATTTAAAATAATGACCTTTTCTCGTGTCATGGATTCAATACTGCGGCGAACCCCTTGAATTCCAAGCCCTGATTTTTTAATCCCGATGAATGGTAAATGATCAGGCCCACGCTCCGTACGACCATTAATTTGAATTGAACCCGTCTCAAGTTTTCGTGCAATCGTTAAAGCTTTATCAAGATTTTGTGTAAATACACTAGCTTGTAATCCATATTCAGAGGCATTCGCAATTTCAATCGCTTCTTCTTGAGAGTCCACTCGAATAATTGGTAAGACTGGACCGAAAGGTTCTTCCCATGCAATGCGCATCTCTTTCGTCACATGATCGAGTAATGTTGGATAGATTAAATTTTCTTCTCGTTTATTTCCTAGTACTAAGGTTGCTCCTTTTTCTAGTGCATCATCAATGAGCCCTTGTACAAAGTCGGCAGATTGTTCATCAATTAATGGCACAATCGTGGCGTTATCTTCAGGTGAGCCAACGGATAACTTTTCGACTTCTGATTGAATAAGCGATACTAATTCATCTGCTACCGAACGGTGAACTAACACACGTTTAATCGCTGTACAGCGCTGACCTGAATACGAGTAGGCTCCTGAAACAATTTGTTTGGCAGCAAGTTCTAAATTAGCATCTTCACAAATGATGGCCGGATCTTTTCCACCGAGCTCCATGACAAGCGGAATCATCTTCGCTTTTTGTGCGATACGTTCTCCTGTACTCGTTCCTCCTGTAAAGGTTACTAAAGCAATATCATCATGTTCAATGAGATAATCTCCAATCACAGAGCCTTTTCCTGTTACTAAATTTAAAACACCCGCAGGAAGATTTGTTTTCGCTAAAGCCTCAATCATTTTTGTTCCACTAATAGAACCTTGTGTTGCCGGTTTAAAAATGACTGTATTCCCTGTAATAAGCGCCGGTGCTAATTTGGCGGCAGCAAGATTCACAGGATAGTTAAAAGGCGAAATCGCAAGAACAACTCCGAGTGGAACACGCTCAATGACAGCAAGTTTGGAACGACTGCCACCAGGGAAATGTTCACCATTTAAACTTTCTCCACTTAAGTGAATCGCCTCTTCCACTGTATAATGAATTAAATCGGCTGTTCTTTCTACCTCTTTAATCGCATCTTGATAAGCTTTCCCAACTTCTTTCATCATGATGGTTGCCAATTCTTCTTTCATTTTCAATAACTCATCTGCCCACGCATGTAAATAATGAGCTCGATCATAAATACTCATTAAGCTCCAATCAGGTTGAGCTGCTTTAGCACTCTGAATACATTGATTTACTTCATCCTGCGTTAAAGCTTGTACTGAACCAATGGATGTTTTTAAGTAAGGGGATACAATAGCAATGGTTTCACCGGACTCACTGCTTTTCCACTGACCTTGACTGTAATATTGATAAACTGTCTGCACCGTTTTACTCACCTTCCTTATCTTTAGTAGATATCGACCGATATCTCTTCTTTAGTGTTTCTAAATTATCTATTATTATTTCCCTTCTTAATAGGTACTGTTTCCCAGCTTTTGTATAGATTAATAAGAGATAGACTATTATGAGTTTGGAGGAGGAGCAACATGATGAGTAAAAAACATCTCGGCCAGTTATTTTATGAGCTTTTTTGGATTTTTTTCATCGGATGTTTTTTAGGTGTTGTAATCGAAAGTATATGGTGTGTCTTAACTCGTGGTTATTATGAAAGTCGTAGCGGACTCATTTATGGACCCTTTAATCTCATCTATGGGTTTGGGGCTTTACTTATGACGATTGGCTTAAATCCTTTACAGCATAAAAAAGATAAGACTATTTTTTTCTTTGGGTTTATGATTGGTACCGTATTTGAATATATTTGTAGCTATTTTCAAGAGCTATGGTTTGGAACTGTATCCTGGGATTATAGTCATTTTCTATTTAATCTTAATGGACGAGTCAATTTACTCTATTCTTGCTTTTGGGGACTATTATCTCTCGCTTGGATGAAATGGATGTATCCTTATCTCCTCATAGAAATTAGAAAAATTCCAAAGAAAATTGGTCATCTACTCGCTATATTTCTTCTTATATTTATTATTTTTGACAGTGCTATATCAGCCCTTGCCCTTGAACGGCAGGCCGAACGTCGTCATGATGTTCCAGCAACGACTCAACTCGACACCTTCCTTGATTATCATTACCCTGATGAACGTTTACTAAAAATTTATCCAAATATGATCATCACGAGTGAGTAAAATTTCACAAAAATGTCCATTATGAAGTAACACGATTTTAGGGGGTGTTAATAATGAAAAAAGCGTATCTTTACTTACTAATTGGCACAATCTTAATGTTTTTTTCACTGGGAATTATAGCTCTCGATCTTATTATTCATATAGCAGGATATGGGCTAATGATTTTAGGGATGCTTTTAATTCTTCAACAACGTGAATCTCCATCATTATTGATTGCCAGCCAGTTAACCATTGGACTTTTAATTTTCGAACTATTAAAAGTAGGAGTCGCACGTGCCATTATGTCAAATACACTATTATCTATTGGATTCATGACATTAATTCTCGTGACGCAATTATCAATTTTTTACCTTATCATTAAATCAGAAGGAGATGCTTCTGAATCGCTTGAAGTCCAAACTTATCAACAAGCTGAGCTTTTATTGAGTATTGGACTTCTCGGCCTATATTTTATTTCTTATTTCAGCACGCTTGCCTTTTCCTTATTTGCAATTCTTAATTTGTGTTTCTATTTTTTTATTGTGTATGTTTTTTATAAGCTTATCAACGCATATAGTTATTAATAAAAATACATGAAACATAAATTAAAAAGCTCGTCAGAAATCACTGTTCTGACGAGCTTTTTAATTTTCCCTTAATAAAAGAACAACGACGACAATCAAGATAAAGCAACAAATCCAAATCGCATAAATTTCTAGACATTTAATTAGAAGAGCTCCAATTAAGGCCCCTAGAGAAAATGAAAAGATAATAATGAAATAATTTAAACACTTTTTCTTTGCTTCTTCATCGCGCCGAATATAAAACAAAGTTAACTGTTCAGCTGCTGAGCGTAAATTCCCTGTACAAACAGTTGTTGCATAAGCAGCTCCCCTTAGTTTTCTAAAACTACTAATTTGCATGGCGCAAATAAATGAAATCGTAATATTAACAATCATGGCTGGAAAAGTAACAGGATAAAAGCCAATTAAAAATAATAAACCAATCTCAATGATTAGCACGTATTCATGCCACCGTTCATGTAATTTAACAAACTCTGTCACCACTACGCCACTAAAGAAAGCTATAATCGGAACGATATAATACAAAGCCTTCATCCATTGACCTTCTGAAATCTGTAGCATCAATAAAACCATATTTCCTGTTTGAGCATTCGCAAAAACTCCTCCACGGAGTAAATAAGTATTCACATCTAAAAATCCACCAACAAAAGCTAGTAATATTCCTACCCTTCTCGTCTCATGAATCTTTACCTTAGTCACACTTTGTAACAAAAAAATCCCCCCTCCTATTTAACCTATGATGATTACCTAATTTTTTACCCAAAAAGCGTTCATAATATTGCAATTAATTTACTTTAAGAATTTAAAAATCATCAATTTTTTCTATTTTTCACAGGGAATGAATACATTATAATAGGACAGATTTAAGGGGGAGCAGTATGTCATCAACAATCGTGATTTATAGTTCAAAATATGGAACAACAGAACTCTATGCTAACTGGATTGCAAAGGAATTAAAAGCTGATTTGAAAAAAATTTCTGAAGTTAAATCTTATGAACTAATCTACTATGATACAGTCATTTTCGGAGCACCACTTTATATAGGCAAACTTCATCAATATAATCAAATGCTAAACACTATGATGCTATACCCACCAAAATTATTTCTTATTTTTGCTGTTGGATTAAAAGATCCAAGTGAGGAATATATCCAAGTCATAAAAAAACAAAATAACATTGAAGATGATGAAGTTTTTTACTTTCCAGGGAAACTCGATTATCAACATCTAACGTTGTTAGATAAGTTTTTAATGCGAGGATTGAAGGCTCAAATTAAAAAACATCAATCACTCACGGATGAAGAACAACGAATTTTAAATAGTTTCAATCACCTAGTTGATGAAACAAATCGTCAATTTATCCTACCATTGATTCATTATGTTCAAAAAAATGCATTACTGTAATTTCCATTATCTGTGTTATAATAATAGAAACCAATGGGGGGATTAAATGAGAAGAGCCTATACGTATATTATTGTTGGTTTTTTCTTTATCTTTTTAAGTATTACAATCAATGAAATTGACTTACTTCATGATTCAATCGGTTACTTACTCATTGTACTTGGGGTTATAGAAGGAGAGAGACAGCGTCCCATTCAAGAATTTATCCAAGCCAAGTATTTAGGGATTGCGCTAGGAATTTATGCACTGATCCAACCTTTTCTATTTAGTAATCAATCTCTAAACAATTCTAGTGCATTAGTATGCTTAACACTCATTGCTTCTTTAGCTAGTATTTATATGTACTATTCATTATTAAAAGCTGAATATATCTGGCATCCATCAAAACAAACAAGACAATATGTTGACACTTATTTGGTTTTAGCCATTACTAGTTTTGCAGCTAATTGCCTAACGTATCTCATCCCAATCTTTGCTTTTATAGCCATCCTTATTGGAATCGCACAAAGTATTTATTTAATTTATGTCTTCCTCCGGCTACGTGCACAATATGAAGACTGAAAAAGCTCAGGAAAATCCATTCCTGAGCTTTTTCAGTTTTCATTGATAAGTCAATATTTTTATAAATCTAATAATTCTTCAACCATACCATTAGCAAAAAATCAAAACGTTATGCTTAATACTTAGCGTTTTCTCATTTAAACTATATACTTCTCAACGAGCGCATTAAATACTGCTTCTTCTTCAACAATATAACGTTCAAAATCAAGATTAGATTTCTCTACTGCTTGAGCTAACTCATATAAGAATTCAGGAATTTTCGTTGAAACCATCTCACCATAACTATGACCTAGTTGAGTCTTGTCAGCACCAAATTTTCCACCCACACTAAATGTGAAACACTCCGCTACAGCTCCATCAACTTTTTTCTTTTTACCTGTAAATCCAAGGGCGCCAATTTGATGCACTCCACATGAATTTTGACATCCAGAAAGATAAACTCGCGGTAATACATCCTGATTATAGTTCTTAAATTTAAAGTGTTGTAAAATTTGACGTAACGTTCCTTGACTATTACATAAACCAATTTGACAAGTTGGGGCCCCAATACAAGAAACACTTTGTTCAAGCTTTGTTTTTCCACTCATTGAATCCGTTATCTGTAATAACTGTTTAGCTTCTTCACCACTTAAGTTTCTAAAATATATTCCTTCTTCCATCGCTAAGCGGACGTCTACCCCTTCTACTGATTCAACGAATTCAATTAATTTTACAAAATCATTAAGTTCCAGCTGACCTCCAACTGGATGTAAATAAACACTGTATAACCCCGATTGCTTTTGAACAAATATACGTTTATCTTCTAGCGGTTGAGGTTGTGCTGTCTTATTAATTATTGTTTTTTGGAGGTTGATTAAATCTAAACCACCTTTAGCTTTAACCTCATCCACATGTTTTTGATAAGCTTCTAACGTGGCTTCTTCTCCTAATCGTTCAACAATATAACGAACACGTGCTTTATTACGATTTTCATAATCTCCTTCTGCCATAAACAGTTGAACCATTGCTTCCACATAGTATAATACTTCATTTGGTTTAATTAATGGTTCATATTTAATGGCAAGACGCGGATTTTGACCAAGCCCTCCACCTAAATAAACTTGGAAATATTCTTCACCGTTTTTTGTTACTGCTAAGAATCCTAGATCCTGTACGGTACAATGTGCTTCATCAGCATTACTACATGAAAAAGAAACTTTTAATTTTCGTGGTAACTTGTACTTATAAATATCTTTTAAGAAATAATCCCCTGTTGCTAAAGCATAAGGTGTCACATCAAACGCTTCATTAGGATCAACTCCTGATAAAGGTGAAATGGCAACATTTCGTGGAAAATTTCCACCTGCTCCACGTGTATACAAATCATGATCTAAAGCCTCTTTCATTAAATCACAGACCTCATCGATTGATAATCCATGTAATTGAATAGCCTGACGTGTTGTTAAATGAATCCGTTCAAGACCATATTTTTTCGCTAAATCACCTACAAGTTTCATATTTTCTAATGTTAAAACACCTGATGGAATACGTAAACGAATCATTAATTCTTTTTTATCACGATGCGCATACACTCCTAATCCACCAGAAACATGTTTAAATTTCATCATATTAATTTCACCATTTAAAAACTGATGACCCACTTGGCGAAAGTCTTCAATCTCGGAATATAAGACTTGCTTTAAATCCTGCATACTATTACTCCCCTTCTTATATTTTCTACTGTTTCAAGTATACCAAATAATTGAAAAAGAAATACAAAATATTAATGGATAAATTCCTATAAACTATGTTTTAAAGTTGAACTTCACCTGACTAAGGTCATCAGCATTCTCCCGCTTTTCATAACTTTATCATCGTAAAGCTTAGTTATTACATAATGTAAGTCATTAATTCTCCTAAATGTCTCTTTAGATTCTCACCTTCAATAGGCCATCTCTGACTGCTCTTCATGACTAGGGACAACTGACCTGGAGTTTTCGAAGGAGATATATCACTTACAGTTTTTAAAGATTTAAAAGTTTCCATGATAGAAATAACTATATCCACTATCTTAATTTCCTTCTTAATACAAAAACACTTTATACAAGATATGATTGAATCAGTAAAATAATTAGAAATTTTTACTAATAATTACTTTATTTAATCGCTTTCATCTGTTAAGATGAAAGTGTATTTTTTATATACGAGGGGGATTTAAAAAATGGAGGCAAACAAATTACGCATTGCTGATTTATTACATGGAGCTGATTACAATCCTGAACAATGGCTAGACCATCCAGATATTTTAGCGCGAGATATTGAATTAATGAAAGAGGCTCACTGTAATGTGGTGAGTATGGGGATGTTCTCTTGGTCAATGCTAGAACCAGAAGAAGGCAATTATCAATTTGAATGGCTAGAATCAGTGATTAATAATTTATACAATAATGGAATTTATACCTTCCTTTCAACACCAAGTGGGGCTCGTCCACACTGGTTAGCAAAAAAGTATCCTGAAGTCTTACGCGTAGAAAAAAATCGTGTCCGTAACTTATTCGGGCTTCGCCATAATCACTGCTACACGTCACCTGCTTATCGTGAAAAAGTGGCTCAGATTAATGGTGAATTAGCTAAACGTTTTGCCAATCATCCAGGAGTACTTCTTTGGCATCTTTCCAATGAATATGGAGGAGAGTGTCACTGTCCACTTTGTCAGGAAGCTTTCCGCAATTGGTTAAAACAAAAATATCAAACACTTGATGCTCTCAATGATGCCTGGTGGACAACTTTTTGGAGTCACCGTTATACGTCTTGGGATCAAATCGAAAGTCCCGCTCCGCACGGAGAAATGATGTTACATGGATTAAACTTAGATTGGTACCGATTTGTCAGCCACCAAACACTTGATTTCGTGAAATGGGAAAAAGATAGTGTTAAATCATATAACCCAGAACTACCAGTCACCATTAACATGATGTACTACTTCTATGGGATTAACTACTTTGACACGAAAGATTTAATCGATATTGTTTCTTGGGATTCTTACCCAGTTTGGCATAAAGCCGGAACTACTGATTTAGAAATTGGTTGTGATACAGCAATGATGCATGATATCATGCGTTCTATTAAAAATGAACCCTTCTTATTAATGGAAAGCACACCAAGTATGACAAACTGGCAAAACGTCGCTAAACTCAAAAAACCAGGGATGCATATGCTTTCTTCAATGCAGGCTGTCGCTCATGGATCAAATTCAGTTCAATACTTCCAATGGCGTAAAAGTCGTGGAGCTTCTGAAAAATTCCACGGTGCCGTTGTTGATCATTATGGAAAATCTGATACACGCGTTTTCCGTGAAGTGTCTGAACTGGGTCAACGCTTAGAAGGATTAACACCATTAACAAAAACATGTAATCAAGCACAAGTCGCTATCCTATTTGATTGGGAAAATCGTTGGGCCATTGATGACATGCAAGGACCTCGTAACATTGGGATGCATTATAAGGAAACCGTTCAACAGCATTACAAAGCCTTTTGGAAAATGGGGATTCCAACTGATTTTGTTGATATGAGCTGCGATATTTCAAAATACAAAGTATTAGTTGCTCCAATGATGTATTTACTTCGCAACGGATTTGAACAAAAAATAAAGGCATTCGTTGAAGCAGGTGGAACATTAATCACGACCTATTGGTCAGGAATCGTAAATGAAACAGATCTTTGCTACTTAGAAGGTACACCACATGGATTAATGGACGTCGTAGGCCTTCGCAGCGAAGAAATCGATGGGTTATTTGATGGAGAAACAAATAGCGCCTCTGCCACAACCTCTTCATGGTTAACTCAATCAGAGTCTTATACATGTTCTGAATTATGTGATCTCATCATCCCAAGTACAGCAAAAACATTAATGACTTATAATGAAGATTTCTATACTAATCAACCGGCTCTAACTGTTAATTCATTTGGACAAGGACAAGCTTACTATATCGCTACGAAATTTGAAGATAAATTCTACGATGATTTTTATGCTCAAGTACTAGAGGAACTTGGAATTAAACGTCCACTTGATACTGCATTACCAGAAGGTATCATTATAACTGATCGTGAAGGTTACTTGTTCATCCAAAACTTTAACCGTGAAGCAGTTATAATTCCAGCACTTCCAACAAGTTGTCATTTAATAGATGGAGATAAAGATATCCACCATGATTTCACCCTTAATCCATTTGAAGTTTTAATCGTTCATAACTAATATAAAAAGAGATAATCTCAAAATAATTAAAGGGCTTATTAGTCGATGAAAACTTTTAAGCCCTTTTTAAATACTAATCCTAATGAGTAATGAAATTCAGTTAGTTCTACTACCTAGTTCTCATTGATTATTGGCATCTGTCTTTATACAAAATAGCACAACTATTTTAAAACGAATTGGCTAATTCAAATAATGAAAGTTTTTATATCAGTTTATTTTAATAGAGAGCCTGTCAAGTTAAGTGTGTAAACTAATTTTTAAAAATTATAGATAGGGTGTTAAACGATCTGGGTATAAGATTAATAATTGATTTAATATTTGACTCCAATTTGAAAGTTGACGTCGCCACTTCTTAGTAACTTCCATTCCCTAGCAGCGGAGGATGGTTCACTTCGTTCTCTGCCAGGGGACCCATGGTTTGAAGTTAGATTAATTTCATCACCGATGTTTCATTTGGAAAAGCTCCTTTTCCTTTTAGAACTTTTCTTAATTGGCTATTGTAGCTTTCAATGGCGTTTGTCGTATAAATCATTTTTCGAATTTCTTTAGGAAAATTAAAGAGTTGATAAACTTCTTCGATGTTATTTTCCCACACTCTAACGGCTAAAGGTACCAGGGGACTCCATTTATTTTTAAAGGTCTCAAAGGCTTGTTCTGCTACTGATCGATTAATCGCTTGATAGATTTGTTTTAAATCATAACAGAATGATTTTCTATCTTGATAAGAAACAAATTTCGTTGATTGTCGGATTAAATGAACTAAACAACGTTGAACGAGGGCATGAGGAAAAACAGCTTGAATGGCCTGTTTAAAGCCACTTAAACCATCCACACAGGCAATACAAATATCTTGCACTCCACGAGCCTTTAATTCATCTAATAAACTCATCCAATAAGAGGCACTTTCTGCTTCTCCGATAGAGAGGCTTAAAACATCTTTGCGACCATCTAAAGACACACCTATGATACAGTAAACTGCTTTGTTTGAGGCACTCATTCCATCACGCACTTTGACATGAAGCGCATCTAAATAAATGATAGGATAAACAGGCTCTAAAGGCCGTTGTTGCCAATCTTGAATCAGTGGAATCACTTTATCAGTTACAGCAGAGATCGTTTCATGTGACGTTTCAAAGCCATAAATCTCTGCTAATGTTTTAGAAATATCACGCGTTGATAAACCTTTAGCATAAAGCGATAGAATCTTTTCTTCAATTCCGATGACATTGGTTTGACGTTTAGGCACGATTTGAGGTTCAAATGAACCTTGCCGATCTCTGGGAGTCTGAATCGTTGTTTCACCAAGACGCGTTTGAATGGTTTTAGATTGACGTCCATTTCGTGCATTTGAAGTTGATTTATTACGAAAATCATATCGGCTATATCCTAGATGTTGATCTAATTCAGCTTCTAATGCTTGTTCAATAAAGCCTCCAAACATGTCTAATAAAACAGCTTCAATATCACTAGCAGATTTAATGTTGTATTCATCTTGGAGGAGATTAAATAATTGGTTCATCGTAGCTTTTCTTGTCATAAATAATAAACTCCTTTGAAATAGTTAACTTATTATGGTAACTGTTCTAAGAGTTTACACACTTTATCTTACACCCTCTTAATAGAAAAAGTGTATCGTTTATTAATCATCAAAAATGAAACTTTCACTTTATGGAAAATCATTTTGATACAGGATGAATATAAAAAGTATCAAAACAGTGTGTCATTTATTAGGGGAAACTATTAAAGTAATCAGTGAATGCTCACTTATAGAACTAATAAAACTTCATGATTTCTTTTAATAAGTATTAAAAAGGGACTCTAAAGTCAAGAAAACTGAAAATATGGGATGATTAGCGAGCTTGCTCGCTATTTATGAGGAAATACAATTTCCCCACCCATTTAAGATGTTTTCGTAGACTAAAGAGTCCTTGATTTATTCTAATACTTATTTTTAATTCAAAGAGAGTCTCTCTATAACAAATTTTAGCTATTTACATATATTTTGAGACATCTCCCTTTAGCTCATTTCTATAGTAATTCAATATGATTCATATCAAGTTTGTATTTTACATCTTTACGTTCAACAATGACATTGATTTTTTCTTTTAATTGTTCATCTTCCATTAACTTTGTAATCAACTCTTTTGTTGGATTAATGGCAAATGGTGTTCCAACTGCATGAAACATTGTTAAATCGCCTGTTGTATCACCATAAGCATAACTTTTACTTAAATCAATATCGTATTTGGCTTGAAGCTCATTAATGGCTTTTTGTTTACTAACAGCATCCCACATCGGAATGACATTTCCATTGTAACATCCTTGCTCATCTGTTTCATAAATGGTTCCTCTGAAGTCATCCATTTTATATTTATTTGCCATTTTACTAACTAATTCAAGGGGTGAGCCTGAAATCGCAATGACAATATGACCTTGTTCTTTGTGCCATTTCATACGTTCACGTGAAAACGTGTAGATGCGATCTCCTTTTTGATTGATTACTTTTTGTGCAACATGATCAATGTGTTCTTTACTTACACCAAGAATAGCTTGTTTATAAGCATCCACCATCTTCAATAGATACTCATCATAGTCACCTTCACGACGATCCCATTTTAAATAAACAGGTTTCACTTCGTTATGCCAAACATCCTCTTCGATTAATTCATATTTAATAATTTTCTTGAATACTTCCGTAATAAGTCCTTCACGATAAATCGTACCATCAATATCAAAAAAGGCTGCAATCTTAGACATGTTACCCCTCCTGCTGAAATTAAATTTTGAACAACATACTGACACTAAGATTTAGTGTTAACAAATGGTGTTCGGACTATAATAGCAAACTAATTAAAAAAAATCAAGAATAAAACAACATTAAATTTATTCTTACCATTCAGTTTTGTATGCGTTTTACTTTGTCGATTTATAAAATTCTATTTTTTATCATTTACAGCGATAATAAATTCTATTACGTTCATACAATATCATACCTTTAATCAAGAACGATAAATCGAAAAGGGATCTATATGGGAACTTATTATAAAAATTGATTTAAAGATAAATTAATGATTATTATGGGAAATTGGACGAGTGACTGCTATGAGAGGACCATTAAAAGGCGCTAAAATCGTCGTTGTTGATAATGATTAAGTAAATGGCGCAAAAACACTAGTTTATATTCAGGATAAAGTTGGAGAGGCACTCTTTCTAAACTTAGATACCTCCATTGAAGAAAATGCAAAACAAATGGGCGAGCAAACAATCGAATGTTATGAAAAATTAGATCTCGCAATCAATGATACTAGTGTAATAGGAAATCCCGTTCCAGTTCATGAATTAACTAAAGAAGAATAAAAGGATCATAAAAGAAGGCGAATTTAGCTTTTTCTATGGTCCTTTATATTGTTCATCTTATTTCAAATTAATTATTTTCTTCGCTATACTTGTGTAGATTTTGAAGATCTTAATTGCATAAGTTTTTCAATTAGGGAATTGACGACGCCACTACCACGACTCACAACTAGCCCAGTAACTATCTCCCCAACATATGGAACAACCATAGTTATTCCTAATATACTAAATAAATCTAACTTAGCACAAACACAAACTGCGATACTTAATATAATTGCTCCGATTTTTTTATAGCTTAATTTCCCATTATTTTTGAATAATGTATTGAATGTTTCAACGGCTGATTCTATCAGAATTGCGACTACGAC is a window from the Turicibacter bilis genome containing:
- the tpx gene encoding thiol peroxidase; this encodes MQVTFKGNPVTLEGTVIKAGNPAPTFTAIDNHLKPISSDLFTGKKVYVSVPSIDTDVCDTEVRRFNQEAANLEGVKVYTISMDLPFAQARWCGAAGIENVQTLSDYKDHDFGAKFGTYIKELGLLARAVFVVDEHNTVTYVEYCKEVSQEPDYEAVLNALK
- a CDS encoding NADP-dependent glyceraldehyde-3-phosphate dehydrogenase; protein product: MQTVYQYYSQGQWKSSESGETIAIVSPYLKTSIGSVQALTQDEVNQCIQSAKAAQPDWSLMSIYDRAHYLHAWADELLKMKEELATIMMKEVGKAYQDAIKEVERTADLIHYTVEEAIHLSGESLNGEHFPGGSRSKLAVIERVPLGVVLAISPFNYPVNLAAAKLAPALITGNTVIFKPATQGSISGTKMIEALAKTNLPAGVLNLVTGKGSVIGDYLIEHDDIALVTFTGGTSTGERIAQKAKMIPLVMELGGKDPAIICEDANLELAAKQIVSGAYSYSGQRCTAIKRVLVHRSVADELVSLIQSEVEKLSVGSPEDNATIVPLIDEQSADFVQGLIDDALEKGATLVLGNKREENLIYPTLLDHVTKEMRIAWEEPFGPVLPIIRVDSQEEAIEIANASEYGLQASVFTQNLDKALTIARKLETGSIQINGRTERGPDHLPFIGIKKSGLGIQGVRRSIESMTREKVIILNINEK
- a CDS encoding putative ABC transporter permease, with the protein product MSKKHLGQLFYELFWIFFIGCFLGVVIESIWCVLTRGYYESRSGLIYGPFNLIYGFGALLMTIGLNPLQHKKDKTIFFFGFMIGTVFEYICSYFQELWFGTVSWDYSHFLFNLNGRVNLLYSCFWGLLSLAWMKWMYPYLLIEIRKIPKKIGHLLAIFLLIFIIFDSAISALALERQAERRHDVPATTQLDTFLDYHYPDERLLKIYPNMIITSE
- a CDS encoding YoaK family protein, coding for MLQSVTKVKIHETRRVGILLAFVGGFLDVNTYLLRGGVFANAQTGNMVLLMLQISEGQWMKALYYIVPIIAFFSGVVVTEFVKLHERWHEYVLIIEIGLLFLIGFYPVTFPAMIVNITISFICAMQISSFRKLRGAAYATTVCTGNLRSAAEQLTLFYIRRDEEAKKKCLNYFIIIFSFSLGALIGALLIKCLEIYAIWICCFILIVVVVLLLREN
- a CDS encoding flavodoxin domain-containing protein, which produces MSSTIVIYSSKYGTTELYANWIAKELKADLKKISEVKSYELIYYDTVIFGAPLYIGKLHQYNQMLNTMMLYPPKLFLIFAVGLKDPSEEYIQVIKKQNNIEDDEVFYFPGKLDYQHLTLLDKFLMRGLKAQIKKHQSLTDEEQRILNSFNHLVDETNRQFILPLIHYVQKNALL
- a CDS encoding nitrite/sulfite reductase, giving the protein MQDLKQVLYSEIEDFRQVGHQFLNGEINMMKFKHVSGGLGVYAHRDKKELMIRLRIPSGVLTLENMKLVGDLAKKYGLERIHLTTRQAIQLHGLSIDEVCDLMKEALDHDLYTRGAGGNFPRNVAISPLSGVDPNEAFDVTPYALATGDYFLKDIYKYKLPRKLKVSFSCSNADEAHCTVQDLGFLAVTKNGEEYFQVYLGGGLGQNPRLAIKYEPLIKPNEVLYYVEAMVQLFMAEGDYENRNKARVRYIVERLGEEATLEAYQKHVDEVKAKGGLDLINLQKTIINKTAQPQPLEDKRIFVQKQSGLYSVYLHPVGGQLELNDFVKLIEFVESVEGVDVRLAMEEGIYFRNLSGEEAKQLLQITDSMSGKTKLEQSVSCIGAPTCQIGLCNSQGTLRQILQHFKFKNYNQDVLPRVYLSGCQNSCGVHQIGALGFTGKKKKVDGAVAECFTFSVGGKFGADKTQLGHSYGEMVSTKIPEFLYELAQAVEKSNLDFERYIVEEEAVFNALVEKYIV
- a CDS encoding beta-galactosidase, with product MEANKLRIADLLHGADYNPEQWLDHPDILARDIELMKEAHCNVVSMGMFSWSMLEPEEGNYQFEWLESVINNLYNNGIYTFLSTPSGARPHWLAKKYPEVLRVEKNRVRNLFGLRHNHCYTSPAYREKVAQINGELAKRFANHPGVLLWHLSNEYGGECHCPLCQEAFRNWLKQKYQTLDALNDAWWTTFWSHRYTSWDQIESPAPHGEMMLHGLNLDWYRFVSHQTLDFVKWEKDSVKSYNPELPVTINMMYYFYGINYFDTKDLIDIVSWDSYPVWHKAGTTDLEIGCDTAMMHDIMRSIKNEPFLLMESTPSMTNWQNVAKLKKPGMHMLSSMQAVAHGSNSVQYFQWRKSRGASEKFHGAVVDHYGKSDTRVFREVSELGQRLEGLTPLTKTCNQAQVAILFDWENRWAIDDMQGPRNIGMHYKETVQQHYKAFWKMGIPTDFVDMSCDISKYKVLVAPMMYLLRNGFEQKIKAFVEAGGTLITTYWSGIVNETDLCYLEGTPHGLMDVVGLRSEEIDGLFDGETNSASATTSSWLTQSESYTCSELCDLIIPSTAKTLMTYNEDFYTNQPALTVNSFGQGQAYYIATKFEDKFYDDFYAQVLEELGIKRPLDTALPEGIIITDREGYLFIQNFNREAVIIPALPTSCHLIDGDKDIHHDFTLNPFEVLIVHN